Proteins encoded by one window of Chondromyces crocatus:
- a CDS encoding cold-shock protein, whose amino-acid sequence MATGTVFYFSKDKGMGVIKQDGDDAQVRVLAADIEEPETKHLITGQKVEFEVSAGAEALRALNVRVV is encoded by the coding sequence ATGGCAACCGGAACGGTCTTTTACTTCAGCAAAGACAAGGGGATGGGTGTCATCAAGCAGGACGGGGATGACGCCCAGGTGCGGGTCCTGGCGGCTGACATCGAGGAGCCCGAGACGAAGCACCTGATCACCGGACAGAAGGTGGAGTTCGAGGTGAGTGCCGGCGCGGAGGCGCTTCGGGCGCTGAACGTCCGGGTGGTCTGA
- a CDS encoding SRPBCC family protein, with product MPRPQDAVIADANLVARAAVLIDAPRQAVWDALMQPDSITKILPVTEVISGFRLGEPFVWVFELAGEPSRVEGLVHRVEEGRLLAYEYTDPHSRDVLQREDIHHVTIELSDEGAGTRATVIQDGNVSPAAQAHAEGGWRLSLNHLKGLIELPRATAETRAEKKTPADAGDKGRPRGRTDTASLVIAASADAIFGAFADPDSLMAWLPPEGMTGRALEYDFREGGRYRIELTYDESIPPDLGKTSARTDISTGRFLALAPGKRIVQSGEFESEESAFAGEMVMTWSFEPSAEGTLVIVTAENVPPGISQADHDAGLRASLGNLARHLG from the coding sequence ATGCCCCGACCGCAGGACGCCGTGATCGCCGATGCCAACCTCGTCGCACGCGCCGCCGTGCTCATCGACGCCCCCAGGCAGGCCGTATGGGACGCGCTGATGCAGCCAGACAGCATCACGAAGATCCTGCCCGTCACCGAGGTGATCTCGGGCTTTCGCCTGGGCGAGCCGTTCGTCTGGGTGTTCGAGCTGGCAGGCGAGCCCTCGCGCGTGGAGGGGCTCGTCCACCGTGTCGAAGAAGGGCGCCTGCTCGCGTACGAGTACACGGACCCGCACTCCAGGGACGTGCTCCAACGCGAGGACATTCATCACGTCACGATCGAGCTCTCGGACGAAGGCGCAGGTACGCGGGCGACGGTGATCCAGGACGGCAACGTGAGTCCGGCCGCCCAGGCGCACGCCGAGGGCGGCTGGCGGCTCTCGCTGAACCACCTGAAAGGGCTCATCGAACTGCCGCGCGCAACGGCGGAGACTCGCGCCGAGAAGAAAACGCCGGCCGACGCAGGAGACAAGGGTCGGCCTCGAGGACGAACGGACACCGCTTCACTCGTCATCGCTGCCAGCGCCGATGCGATCTTCGGCGCCTTCGCCGATCCCGACTCCTTGATGGCATGGCTGCCGCCAGAGGGCATGACGGGTCGCGCTCTCGAATATGACTTCCGCGAGGGGGGGCGGTATCGCATCGAGCTGACCTACGACGAGTCGATACCACCCGACCTGGGCAAGACGAGCGCGCGAACCGACATCAGCACAGGCCGTTTCCTGGCCCTGGCGCCAGGCAAACGCATCGTGCAGTCCGGCGAATTCGAGTCGGAGGAAAGCGCGTTCGCAGGCGAGATGGTGATGACCTGGTCCTTCGAGCCGTCGGCCGAAGGGACGCTCGTCATCGTCACCGCCGAGAACGTCCCCCCGGGCATCAGCCAGGCCGACCACGACGCCGGCCTCCGAGCGTCCCTGGGAAATCTCGCGCGCCACCTGGGGTGA